Proteins encoded together in one Triticum dicoccoides isolate Atlit2015 ecotype Zavitan chromosome 7B, WEW_v2.0, whole genome shotgun sequence window:
- the LOC119335815 gene encoding FBD-associated F-box protein At5g60610-like gives MGDGAATLLSTAGYDGEDRISALHDDLLRHIISRLPVTDAARTASLGPRWRHLWRSTPLVLDDAHLPEPSRAASVLRVLADHPGPFRAVLLTDCRPASLNRELAHWPRLLAAKGTQELALFNRHVYPHLPADILRCSSLQRLSLSWWKFPVALSRSADVFLPHLRKLDMISISMTEHDLDYLLAASPVLQTLTLARNSPKRVHLRSQSLRCVLLGLSTMEKFAVMDAPLLERLILLEPSIAGCDRVKIKIACAPSLRVLGYLEPRVHKLQIGNNVIEPDTMASRCAVVPGVRILALKVNFRIFSEVKTLASFLRCFPNISILHIESTLHAPSSTAYQPTWEHHAKFWEEVSAVKCWKSRVKRMVFHKFRGNQKEFEFLKFIARDAQELESLLLVPLEENFPSAVEVNEMIDRFGCPQFRAWASKVLLVSPKVDGAWNLQKALDLTIDDPFLRCYARFNSLYVHMIAPSLLGNTCL, from the exons ATGGGCGACggcgccgccaccctcctctccaccGCGGGGTACGACGGCGAGGACCGCATCAGCGCCCTCCACGACGACCTCCTCCGTCACATCATCTCCCGCCTCCCCGTCACAGACGCCGCCCGCACCGCCTCTCTCGGCCCCCGCTGGCGCCACCTGTGGCGCTCCACCCCTCTTGTCCTCGACGACGCCCACCTCCCCGAGCCCTCGCGCGCCGCCTCCGTTCTCCGAGTCCTCGCCGACCACCCGGGCCCCTTCCGCGCCGTCCTCCTCACCGACTGCAGGCCCGCCTCCCTGAACCGCGAGCTCGCCCACTGGCCGCGCCTCCTCGCCGCCAAGGGCACCCAGGAGCTCGCCCTCTTTAACAGGCACGTCTACCCGCACCTCCCCGCCGACATCCTCCGCTGCTCCTCGCTCCAGCGCCTCTCACTGTCCTGGTGGAAGTTCCCCGTCGCCCTCTCCCGCAGCGCCGACGtctttcttccccacctccggaagCTCGACATGATAAGTATCAGCATGACCGAACATGACCTGGATTACTTGCTCGCTGCTAGCCCCGTCCTGCAGACCCTTACGCTGGCCCGCAATTCGCCCAAGCGCGTCCATCTCCGCAGCCAAAGCCTCCGGTGTGTGCTTCTTgggctgtccaccatggagaagttCGCCGTGATGGACGCGCCACTCTTGGAGCGCCtcatccttttggagccttctattGCTGGGTGCGATCGTGTGAAGATCAAGATTGCTTGTGCACCCAGCTTGCGAGTGCTCGGGTACCTGGAGCCAAGAGTTCACAAGCTGCAGATCGGTAACAATGTCATCGAG CCTGACACAATGGCGAGCAGATGCGCTGTGGTTCCAGGCGTCAGGATATTGGCCTTGAAAGTGAATTTCCGTATCTTCAGCGAGGTCAAGACGCTAGCCAGCTTCCTCAGATGCTTCCCCAACATCTCAATCCTGCACATTGAG TCTACCCTACATGCTCCATCCTCAACTGCCTATCAACCCACCTGGGAGCACCATGCCAAGTTCTGGGAGGAGGTCAGTGCAGTTAAATGCTGGAAATCACGCGTCAAGAGGATGGTTTTCCATAAGTTCCGCGGGAATCAGAAAGAGTTTGAATTCCTCAAGTTCATCGCCAGGGATGCGCAGGAGCTGGAGTCTTTGCTGCTTGTGCCACTTGAAGAAAACTTTCCTTCAGCGGTCGAGGTGAATGAGATGATAGACAGATTCGGGTGTCCTCAGTTTCGAGCATGGGCCTCTAAAGTGTTGCTGGTGTCGCCTAAAGTGGACGGTGCTTGGAACTTGCAGAAAGCACTGGACCTTACCATCGACGACCCTTTTCTTCGTTGCTACGCACGGTTTAATTCGCTATATGTTCACATGATTGCTCCGAGCCTTTTGGGAAACACATGTTTGTAG
- the LOC119340135 gene encoding uncharacterized protein LOC119340135 translates to MGGSMEEQLHMTAAANKIAVPLKKHHPNLHMAHAGAGKGGGEAPAVMVTTPKASSQAPKHAHLLASPGACLCSPTTHAGSFRCRLHRGGAGVGLHEMGKKSSPGA, encoded by the coding sequence ATGGGGGGCAGCATGGAGGAGCAGCTGCACATGACGGCGGCGGCGAATAAGATCGCGGTGCCGTTGAAGAAGCACCACCCGAACCTCCACATGGCCCACGCCGGCGCGGGcaagggcggcggggaggcgccggCGGTGATGGTGACCACGCCCAAGGCGTCGTCGCAGGCGCCCAAGCACGCGCACCTGCTGGCGAGCCCAGGGGCGTGCCTCTGCTCGCCGACGACGCACGCCGGGTCGTTCCGGTGCAGGCTCCACCGCGGCGGCGCCGGCGTCGGCCTCCACGAGATGGGCAAGAAGAGCAGCCCCGGCGCGTGA